In a single window of the Desulfuromonadaceae bacterium genome:
- a CDS encoding hydrogenase, with the protein MLKIIPERLRQGHRTGKFPKEEPVLPERFRGAPLIDPNRCQSGCTECLSACPYGAVELKGGKPQLDLGRCLFCADCPVCPHGAIHFSSDYRLASRTREGLLASAEGHQLASALDGQMKRLFGRSLKLRQVCAGGCNACEADLNVLGTLVYDLGRFGIQFVASPRHADGILITGPVTKNMRSALLETYAAIPAPKLVIASGACAIGGGPLCDSPEVNNGIGDLLPVDLYIPGCPPHPYTALDGLLRLLGQL; encoded by the coding sequence GTGCTTAAAATTATTCCCGAACGCCTGCGCCAAGGCCATCGGACCGGCAAGTTTCCGAAAGAGGAACCGGTGCTACCCGAACGATTCCGCGGCGCGCCGCTGATCGATCCCAATCGCTGCCAGAGCGGTTGCACCGAATGCCTGAGTGCCTGCCCCTATGGGGCGGTAGAGCTGAAAGGTGGCAAACCCCAGCTCGATTTGGGACGTTGTCTGTTCTGCGCCGACTGCCCGGTCTGCCCGCATGGCGCGATCCATTTCAGTAGTGACTATCGCCTCGCTTCCCGCACGCGGGAAGGCCTGTTGGCCAGCGCCGAGGGGCACCAGTTAGCCAGCGCTCTCGATGGTCAGATGAAGCGCCTGTTCGGTCGATCCCTCAAGCTGCGCCAGGTCTGTGCCGGTGGTTGTAATGCCTGTGAAGCCGACCTCAACGTGCTCGGCACCCTGGTTTACGACCTGGGCCGTTTCGGCATCCAGTTCGTCGCCTCACCACGCCATGCCGATGGCATCCTGATCACCGGTCCTGTGACCAAGAACATGAGGAGTGCGTTGCTGGAGACCTATGCCGCCATCCCCGCGCCCAAACTGGTGATCGCCTCCGGAGCCTGCGCCATCGGTGGGGGGCCGCTTTGCGACAGCCCCGAGGTGAACAACGGCATCGGTGACCTGCTCCCGGTTGACCTCTACATCCCCGGCTGCCCGCCCCATCCCTATACGGCACTCGACGGCCTGTTGCGTCTGCTCGGGCAACTTTAA
- a CDS encoding DUF1499 domain-containing protein, with translation MAACPSSPNCVSSDAAETGQQIEPLRLTVSAEDAWQAAQAAVAALPGTKVTRVENHYVRAECRSTVFGFVDDLELHLRPAERLIAIRSAARLGYFDFGVNRKRVEKLRSELIAQGVLEQPR, from the coding sequence CTGGCGGCCTGTCCCAGTTCGCCCAATTGTGTCTCCAGTGACGCGGCAGAGACCGGACAGCAAATCGAGCCGTTGCGCTTGACAGTTTCAGCCGAAGACGCCTGGCAAGCCGCGCAAGCAGCCGTCGCGGCACTGCCGGGGACAAAAGTTACCCGCGTCGAAAACCACTATGTGCGGGCGGAATGTCGCAGCACAGTCTTTGGTTTTGTCGATGATCTGGAGCTGCATTTGCGCCCGGCAGAAAGACTGATTGCAATCCGCTCGGCCGCCCGGCTCGGCTACTTCGATTTCGGAGTCAACCGGAAACGGGTTGAAAAATTGCGTTCGGAACTGATCGCGCAAGGGGTGCTCGAGCAGCCGCGTTGA
- a CDS encoding NADH-quinone oxidoreductase subunit H, which produces MNGWLLAIVQTLVFIGAAPFFSGWVKWSKCKLQNRRGAPPWQPYRDLKKLFGKEIVLPQNASPIFRLAPYIVFSVTAIACSVVPLVAVGLPTSALADVIVLVGLFALGRFFLSLAGMDIGTAFGGMGSSREVTISSLAEPAMLLAVFTLAMSVSSTNLSSVISTLLLRPFQLYPSFIFAAMGLVLVAMAETGRIPVDNPATHLELTMIHEAMILEYCGRHLALMEWSAMLKLMLYAVLLVNLFFPWGVAITLTPAALAFAAIIMIVKLLLLGLALAVAETGLAKMRLFRVPQLLGLAFILSLLGMLSHIILEVR; this is translated from the coding sequence ATGAACGGCTGGCTGCTGGCCATAGTGCAGACCCTGGTCTTTATCGGCGCGGCGCCATTCTTCAGCGGCTGGGTCAAGTGGAGCAAGTGCAAGTTGCAGAACCGCCGTGGCGCACCACCCTGGCAGCCCTACCGCGACCTAAAAAAACTCTTCGGCAAGGAGATTGTCCTGCCGCAAAATGCCTCGCCGATCTTCCGCCTGGCGCCCTATATCGTTTTCAGTGTTACCGCGATCGCCTGCTCGGTCGTGCCGCTGGTTGCCGTCGGACTGCCGACTTCGGCGCTGGCCGATGTCATTGTACTGGTTGGACTTTTTGCCCTCGGTCGCTTCTTTCTCTCGTTGGCCGGCATGGACATCGGCACCGCCTTCGGCGGCATGGGCTCGTCGCGCGAAGTGACTATCTCCTCGCTGGCCGAGCCGGCCATGCTGCTGGCGGTTTTCACCCTGGCGATGAGTGTTTCGAGTACCAATCTTTCGAGCGTGATCAGCACCCTGCTGCTGCGCCCGTTTCAGCTCTACCCCTCCTTCATCTTCGCCGCCATGGGCCTGGTGCTGGTGGCGATGGCCGAAACCGGGCGCATTCCGGTTGATAATCCGGCCACCCACCTGGAATTGACCATGATCCATGAAGCGATGATCCTTGAATATTGTGGGCGACATCTGGCGCTGATGGAATGGAGCGCCATGCTCAAGTTGATGCTCTATGCGGTTCTGCTGGTTAATCTGTTTTTCCCCTGGGGCGTCGCAATCACTCTCACCCCGGCTGCACTCGCCTTTGCCGCCATCATCATGATTGTGAAACTCCTGCTTCTTGGGCTGGCGTTGGCTGTCGCGGAAACCGGTCTGGCCAAGATGCGCCTGTTTCGTGTGCCGCAACTCCTCGGGCTGGCTTTTATCCTGTCACTGCTCGGGATGTTGAGCCATATCATTCTGGAGGTGCGCTGA
- the hyfB gene encoding hydrogenase 4 subunit B, translating to MPLFIAKIAIILALFSALLPPLLKRRPQLSKTLAFSLLGLAGLTAAGAGAMALLHPAPLSEVLPVGLPWLQAHIQLDSLAGFFLAIVGLVTAVAACYGPGYTYEFEKEGLPLAPLTIFTGLFVTSMFLLLLAADAFSFMFSWELMSVSSYFLVSYQHYKLENRNAAFLYLLMAQVGGLCILLGYGVLAGFGSDFSFTAMATAQLSSNWQTIAFLLAFVGFGMKAGIVPLHVWLPQAHPVAPSHISALMSGVMLKVAIYGFIRFTYDLLGEIHWTWGVLVLLIGAASALLGVLYALMQHDLKRLLAYHSVENIGIIYIGLGLSMIFAGTGHLALAALGLVAALYHCLNHALFKSLLFLGAGAVLQQSRQHDMEQMGGLIHRMPVTASCFLIGCISISALPPFNGFVSEWLTFQAALQGPVLESGVLGSLIPVAAAALALTGALAAACFVKVFGVIFLGLPRNAEAVQAHEVSFGMTFAQIVLAACCLLFGVLPTWTIGALSVISQSLLGEALPEATAHGWLWLTPIASETASYGAPMVLLGLGLAWILVWLGFHPQRRRQSLRRGEPWDCGFGALNERTQYTATAFSMPIRRIFGPAWPIKEQLEPASDLQPQRYLLHIGDWAWQKIYLPLGRLVLTAAKRTALIQGGNIRVYLTYSFFTLIFILWVLV from the coding sequence ATGCCACTGTTTATTGCTAAAATTGCTATCATCTTGGCGCTGTTCTCAGCTCTCCTTCCGCCTCTTTTGAAGCGCCGGCCGCAGCTCTCAAAAACCCTGGCGTTCAGTCTTCTGGGGTTGGCAGGTCTGACCGCCGCTGGCGCAGGGGCCATGGCGCTCCTGCATCCTGCCCCCCTGTCTGAAGTCCTGCCCGTCGGTCTGCCCTGGCTGCAGGCTCACATTCAGCTTGATTCCCTCGCCGGTTTTTTCCTCGCAATTGTTGGGCTGGTCACGGCGGTTGCAGCCTGCTATGGTCCAGGATATACCTACGAATTTGAAAAAGAGGGGCTCCCCCTCGCGCCACTGACCATCTTTACCGGGTTGTTTGTCACCAGCATGTTCCTGTTGCTGCTTGCCGCGGATGCTTTCTCCTTTATGTTCAGTTGGGAACTGATGTCCGTTTCCAGCTACTTTCTGGTTTCTTACCAGCACTACAAGCTCGAAAATCGCAACGCGGCCTTCCTTTATCTGCTGATGGCCCAGGTTGGCGGACTGTGTATCCTGCTCGGCTATGGCGTTCTGGCCGGTTTCGGCAGCGATTTCAGTTTCACGGCCATGGCGACGGCGCAGCTCTCTTCGAATTGGCAGACCATCGCATTTTTACTGGCCTTTGTCGGTTTCGGCATGAAAGCGGGGATCGTCCCCTTGCATGTCTGGTTGCCCCAGGCGCACCCGGTGGCGCCCTCACACATTTCGGCGCTGATGTCCGGGGTCATGCTCAAGGTGGCGATCTACGGCTTTATTCGTTTCACCTATGATCTTTTGGGCGAAATTCACTGGACCTGGGGAGTGCTGGTTCTGCTCATCGGAGCCGCGTCGGCACTTTTGGGAGTTCTTTACGCGCTGATGCAGCATGATCTCAAGCGTTTGCTCGCCTATCACAGCGTCGAAAACATCGGCATCATCTATATCGGACTCGGACTCTCGATGATCTTCGCCGGCACCGGTCATCTGGCCCTGGCGGCGCTCGGCCTGGTCGCGGCACTCTATCATTGTCTGAACCATGCCCTGTTCAAAAGCTTGCTTTTCCTCGGCGCCGGCGCCGTGCTGCAGCAGAGCCGTCAACACGATATGGAACAGATGGGGGGACTGATTCACCGTATGCCGGTCACCGCCAGCTGCTTCCTGATCGGCTGCATCAGCATCTCGGCGCTGCCGCCCTTTAACGGCTTTGTTTCGGAGTGGTTGACCTTTCAGGCGGCCTTGCAGGGGCCGGTGCTTGAAAGTGGTGTGCTCGGTTCCCTGATCCCGGTCGCAGCGGCAGCGCTCGCCTTGACCGGCGCACTCGCGGCTGCCTGCTTTGTCAAGGTGTTCGGCGTCATCTTCCTCGGCCTGCCGCGCAACGCCGAAGCCGTACAAGCGCATGAAGTCAGCTTCGGGATGACGTTTGCCCAGATCGTCCTGGCCGCCTGCTGCCTGCTGTTCGGCGTGCTGCCGACCTGGACCATCGGCGCACTGAGTGTGATTTCACAGAGCCTGCTCGGCGAAGCACTGCCCGAGGCGACCGCCCACGGCTGGTTATGGCTGACCCCGATCGCATCAGAGACCGCTTCGTACGGTGCACCGATGGTGCTGCTGGGGCTAGGTCTGGCCTGGATCCTGGTCTGGCTCGGGTTTCATCCTCAGCGCAGACGCCAATCGCTCCGGCGTGGAGAACCCTGGGATTGCGGGTTCGGTGCGCTGAACGAACGTACGCAGTACACGGCGACCGCCTTCAGCATGCCGATCCGGCGGATCTTTGGCCCCGCCTGGCCGATCAAGGAGCAGCTTGAGCCTGCATCCGACCTGCAGCCGCAGCGCTATCTGCTGCACATCGGCGACTGGGCCTGGCAGAAGATCTACCTGCCCCTCGGCAGATTGGTGCTGACCGCCGCCAAACGCACGGCCTTGATTCAGGGGGGGAATATCCGCGTTTACCTGACCTACTCCTTCTTCACCCTGATCTTTATCCTGTGGGTGCTGGTATGA
- a CDS encoding hydrogenase 4 subunit F produces the protein MSALSLCLLLPLIGTLLLALIGHWRNAGLLNSLFCLATFVAALQLAVNIFEHGPLLSSGKLFYVDAFNVYLILLNAFVGLTTSIFSGPYMAHEVKIGRVDDGRMRLYHAMFQGFLFTMLLALSTNNLGILWVSIEGATLATVLLVSLYRTPEAIEAGWKYFILCGVGIAQALFGTVLIYFAAEKIFPESDETLLWSVLHEHASELEPAVLTIAFAFLLVGYGTKVGLVPLHNWLPDAHSEGPTPMSAILSGLLLNIALYAVVRFKMIVDPALGNQLAGQMMMGFGLLSFTVASLLLHHQRDVKRMYAYSSIEHMGLMTFAFGIGGPLATFGALLHMIVHSLTKSSIFVTVGHAAHIAGTQNIASIRGLIKTQPLVGWCLLIATVAIAGFPPFGVFTSEFLLFTATMKSWPWLVIPLLSGLVIAFTGLFRHIQPMVFGEPPAGQVAVPANMWPVILHLLLVLLLGISIPGVLVDWLNQATIMVVGKGVL, from the coding sequence ATGAGTGCACTCTCCCTCTGCCTGTTGCTGCCACTGATCGGCACCCTGTTGCTGGCACTGATCGGCCATTGGCGCAACGCCGGTCTGCTCAATAGTCTTTTCTGCCTCGCCACCTTTGTCGCCGCGCTGCAACTGGCAGTCAACATCTTTGAGCATGGCCCGCTACTCAGCTCGGGCAAGCTGTTCTATGTCGACGCCTTCAATGTCTACCTGATTCTGCTGAACGCCTTTGTCGGCTTGACGACCTCGATTTTTTCAGGGCCCTACATGGCGCACGAAGTCAAGATTGGTCGGGTCGATGATGGACGTATGCGCCTCTACCATGCGATGTTTCAGGGCTTTTTGTTTACCATGCTGCTGGCGCTCTCGACCAATAATCTCGGCATTCTCTGGGTCTCCATCGAGGGCGCAACCCTGGCCACGGTGCTACTGGTCTCGCTCTACCGCACCCCGGAAGCGATCGAGGCGGGCTGGAAATACTTCATCCTCTGCGGTGTCGGTATCGCTCAGGCGCTCTTCGGTACGGTGTTGATCTACTTCGCCGCCGAGAAAATATTTCCTGAAAGCGACGAGACCCTGCTCTGGAGCGTCCTTCATGAACACGCCAGCGAGTTGGAACCGGCGGTGCTGACCATCGCCTTTGCCTTCTTGCTGGTCGGTTACGGCACCAAGGTCGGGCTGGTTCCGCTGCACAACTGGCTACCCGACGCCCACTCCGAAGGGCCGACGCCGATGTCGGCAATCCTTTCCGGGTTGCTGCTGAATATCGCGCTCTATGCGGTGGTGCGCTTCAAAATGATCGTCGACCCGGCGCTGGGCAATCAGCTGGCGGGTCAGATGATGATGGGCTTCGGCCTGCTCTCCTTTACCGTCGCCAGTCTGCTGTTGCACCACCAGCGCGACGTGAAACGGATGTACGCTTATTCTTCTATCGAACACATGGGGCTGATGACCTTCGCCTTTGGCATCGGTGGCCCACTGGCAACCTTCGGCGCTTTGCTGCATATGATCGTGCATTCCTTGACCAAATCCTCGATCTTCGTCACCGTTGGCCATGCCGCCCATATCGCCGGCACCCAGAACATCGCGAGTATCCGCGGGCTGATCAAAACCCAGCCGCTCGTCGGTTGGTGTTTGCTGATCGCAACCGTAGCGATCGCCGGGTTCCCTCCCTTCGGTGTCTTTACCAGCGAGTTTCTACTCTTCACCGCTACCATGAAGAGCTGGCCCTGGCTGGTCATCCCCTTGCTCAGTGGTTTGGTAATCGCCTTCACCGGGCTTTTTCGCCACATCCAGCCGATGGTCTTCGGTGAGCCCCCCGCCGGTCAGGTCGCGGTACCGGCCAACATGTGGCCAGTTATTCTTCATCTCCTCCTGGTGTTACTCCTCGGCATCTCCATCCCCGGGGTGCTCGTCGACTGGCTGAATCAGGCAACGATCATGGTAGTCGGCAAGGGGGTGCTATGA
- a CDS encoding ATP-binding protein, with protein MPFDKDLIDQLRRVLTAAEMVLPRPVSLLDWAHCAAANWRQHALSGYFEPLPAEDTIHLDELLGIDQQKQTVEENTRQFLQGYPANNILLWGSRGTGKSSLIRALLNAYVGHGLRIIQLDKDDLPSLPDIFIQIRALPYHFIIFCDDLSFEIGEKSYKILKSALDGSVYATPKNVLIYVTSNRRHLLPEHETDNLGAKMVNNEIHHGEAVEEKISLSDRFGLWVAFHVFSQKQYLLVVQQCIDILCREHQLQVAFTRDVEQAAIAWSYEKSKCCGRTAMQFARLWVGKELLLRANN; from the coding sequence ATGCCTTTTGATAAAGACCTGATCGACCAATTGCGGCGGGTATTGACGGCGGCGGAAATGGTGCTCCCCCGCCCGGTATCCTTGCTTGACTGGGCGCACTGCGCGGCGGCCAACTGGCGACAGCACGCCCTGTCCGGTTATTTTGAACCGCTGCCCGCCGAGGATACGATCCACCTCGATGAACTTCTCGGGATCGACCAGCAGAAACAGACCGTCGAGGAAAATACCCGTCAGTTTCTGCAAGGGTATCCGGCCAACAACATCCTCCTCTGGGGATCACGCGGCACCGGCAAGTCATCGCTGATCCGCGCCCTGCTCAACGCCTATGTCGGCCACGGGTTGCGCATTATTCAGCTCGACAAGGACGACCTGCCGTCCCTTCCCGATATCTTCATTCAGATCAGGGCACTCCCCTATCACTTCATCATCTTTTGCGATGATCTGTCTTTTGAAATCGGCGAAAAAAGTTACAAAATTCTCAAAAGTGCGCTTGACGGGTCGGTCTACGCGACCCCGAAAAATGTCCTCATCTACGTCACCTCCAATCGTCGCCACCTGCTCCCCGAACACGAGACCGACAACCTCGGCGCGAAGATGGTCAACAATGAAATCCATCACGGTGAAGCCGTCGAGGAAAAAATCTCCCTCTCCGACCGTTTCGGCCTCTGGGTGGCGTTCCATGTCTTTTCCCAGAAACAATATCTGCTGGTGGTGCAGCAGTGCATCGACATTCTCTGCCGCGAACATCAGCTTCAGGTCGCGTTCACCCGTGACGTCGAGCAGGCGGCGATTGCCTGGTCGTATGAAAAAAGCAAGTGTTGCGGTCGCACCGCCATGCAGTTTGCCCGCCTGTGGGTGGGGAAGGAGTTGTTATTGCGGGCCAACAATTAG
- a CDS encoding pyridoxamine 5'-phosphate oxidase family protein, with protein MDLNEYFANRTGTGIISTADANGRVDSAIYSRPHLLADGSLAMIMRERLTHKNLQENPYATYLFIESGGGYQGVRLFLKKIREDENQQLIQQLTRRSLTPEEDQAKGRKFMVYFAVEKTLSLIGGEEL; from the coding sequence ATGGATCTTAACGAATATTTTGCCAACCGGACTGGCACCGGAATTATCTCGACAGCCGACGCTAACGGCCGGGTGGACAGCGCTATCTATTCACGCCCCCATCTGCTGGCTGATGGCAGTCTGGCGATGATCATGCGCGAACGCTTGACGCACAAAAACCTGCAGGAAAACCCTTATGCCACCTACCTGTTTATCGAGTCAGGAGGAGGCTACCAGGGGGTGCGGCTGTTCCTGAAAAAGATTCGCGAAGATGAGAATCAGCAGTTAATCCAGCAGTTGACGCGACGCTCCCTGACGCCGGAAGAAGATCAGGCCAAGGGGCGCAAGTTTATGGTTTACTTTGCGGTGGAAAAGACGCTTAGCCTGATCGGTGGCGAGGAACTCTGA
- the nuoB gene encoding NADH-quinone oxidoreductase subunit NuoB, producing MFRIFNKIRKTGRLTEPLAPRDQQVARLGVACQKEIARKFSGSLAIRMVDAGSCNGCELEMHAVNNSFYDIERFGIHFVASPRHADLLLVTGPVSRHMQAALLRTYAATPAPKLVVGMGDCAADGGEFGVSYASCGALENVIPVDAVIPGCPPTPLQLLQGLLDLLQKR from the coding sequence ATGTTTCGCATCTTCAATAAAATCCGCAAAACCGGTCGCCTGACTGAACCTTTGGCGCCACGGGATCAGCAGGTCGCCCGCTTGGGTGTGGCTTGCCAAAAAGAGATCGCGCGTAAGTTTTCCGGATCGCTGGCGATCCGCATGGTTGATGCCGGCAGCTGCAACGGTTGTGAACTGGAGATGCACGCCGTGAATAACAGCTTTTACGACATTGAGCGCTTCGGTATCCATTTTGTCGCCTCACCGCGCCATGCCGATCTGCTGCTGGTCACCGGCCCCGTCTCACGCCACATGCAGGCCGCCCTGCTACGAACCTATGCCGCGACGCCGGCCCCCAAGCTGGTGGTCGGCATGGGCGACTGTGCGGCAGACGGCGGCGAATTCGGCGTCTCATACGCCAGTTGCGGCGCGCTCGAAAATGTCATCCCGGTCGACGCCGTTATCCCGGGCTGTCCCCCGACCCCCCTTCAGCTTTTACAGGGCCTGCTTGACCTCTTGCAAAAACGCTAA
- a CDS encoding formate hydrogenlyase, with translation MGIEALSLSEQLILTLAALILFTSFLLLAQSRIVSLIHTFAWQGALLFAATVLMASSSGRHHLFISAGLTLGLKVFFIPWQLRRLVVRLDIRREVETVGGASLIMIAAGALTLFSYYVVLPIRELSLLSTRNTIAISLAVILIGMLMIITRRKAVAQVIGFMSMENGLFFAAVVSTYGMPMVVELGVAFDVLVAAILFGIFFFQIRSGIGSLNVDHLNRLTEVDK, from the coding sequence ATGGGAATTGAAGCCTTAAGTCTGAGCGAACAACTGATTCTGACCCTGGCGGCACTGATTCTGTTTACCTCATTCCTGCTGCTGGCGCAGTCGCGCATAGTCAGCCTGATTCACACCTTTGCTTGGCAGGGCGCGCTACTGTTTGCCGCAACCGTCCTGATGGCTTCCAGTTCTGGGCGCCATCATCTGTTTATCTCGGCCGGGCTGACCCTCGGGCTGAAGGTCTTCTTCATCCCCTGGCAATTGCGTCGTCTGGTGGTGCGCCTCGACATTCGCCGCGAAGTTGAAACGGTCGGTGGAGCCTCCCTGATCATGATTGCCGCCGGGGCCCTGACCCTGTTCAGTTACTACGTGGTACTGCCGATCCGCGAGCTATCCCTCCTCTCGACACGCAATACCATTGCGATATCGCTGGCGGTCATCCTCATCGGCATGCTGATGATCATTACCCGGCGCAAGGCGGTAGCCCAGGTGATCGGCTTCATGTCGATGGAAAACGGGCTCTTCTTTGCCGCCGTCGTTTCAACCTACGGCATGCCGATGGTGGTTGAGCTTGGCGTGGCCTTCGATGTGCTGGTCGCCGCGATCCTCTTCGGCATCTTCTTTTTTCAGATCCGTTCCGGCATCGGCTCGCTCAATGTCGATCACCTCAATCGCCTGACCGAGGTGGATAAATGA
- a CDS encoding NADH-quinone oxidoreductase subunit C: MSKRQPALIPSGKTAEFATALQAIRLSGTELPAVHPGCINLSIARCDWGKAAKLARDEKLRFSACWGEHRPPHIQIFSLFAGGDGHLLLQTEIAEDDPQLPAQTPFFAAAARPERVLQDMLGVQVQGHPDPRRWLRHQAWAEGDFPLRVEFPCAGHPAEQTPPDCAYPFIATAGVGVYEIPVGPVHAGIIEPGHFRFQAVGETILRLEEHLGYVHKGIEKIAVGRNLSALIRLAARVSGDSTVAHSWAACQAAELALGIDPPPRASALRAIACERERIANHLGDIGAVGNDVGFAFAQVQMTRLRELWQRNSEECFGHRLMMDYLVPGGVASDLTAAQIRLQLAACATLRTEVVELMPLLLEYPSLQDRLRDTGLLSPVKATLLGILGYVGRASNHQYDLRRDAPYPPYDDLKVEVPAYLDGDVARRVRVRGDEILVALGLIEELLGKLPSGDLSVLCSAPGREVQGLGLVEGWRGETVAYVRLDAAGKVLRYFPRDPSAINWLALEEMMDGVIVPDFPVCNKSVNGSYSGHDL, encoded by the coding sequence ATGAGCAAACGTCAACCTGCGCTGATCCCCAGCGGCAAGACCGCTGAATTCGCAACCGCGCTGCAAGCTATCAGGCTGTCCGGAACCGAGCTTCCGGCCGTGCACCCCGGCTGCATCAACCTGAGCATTGCCCGTTGTGACTGGGGTAAGGCCGCCAAACTGGCACGCGATGAAAAACTGCGCTTTTCGGCCTGTTGGGGTGAGCATCGCCCACCGCATATCCAGATTTTCAGCCTCTTTGCCGGTGGCGATGGGCATCTGCTATTGCAAACCGAAATCGCCGAAGATGATCCGCAACTCCCTGCCCAAACCCCTTTTTTTGCTGCGGCGGCGCGCCCCGAACGAGTCCTGCAAGATATGCTGGGCGTTCAAGTGCAGGGTCACCCGGACCCGCGCCGCTGGTTGCGCCATCAGGCCTGGGCCGAGGGAGATTTTCCGTTGCGAGTCGAGTTCCCGTGCGCCGGGCATCCCGCTGAACAGACGCCACCCGACTGCGCATACCCCTTCATCGCCACCGCTGGCGTTGGAGTCTACGAGATCCCGGTCGGACCGGTTCATGCCGGGATCATCGAACCGGGGCATTTCCGTTTCCAAGCGGTCGGCGAAACCATCCTGCGCCTCGAAGAACATCTGGGCTATGTGCATAAGGGGATCGAAAAGATTGCCGTCGGGCGCAACCTGTCGGCGCTGATCCGCCTCGCAGCGCGCGTCTCAGGTGACAGCACGGTCGCGCACAGCTGGGCCGCGTGCCAGGCCGCCGAGCTGGCCTTAGGGATCGACCCGCCGCCGCGCGCCAGTGCCTTACGCGCCATTGCCTGCGAGCGCGAACGGATCGCCAATCACTTGGGAGATATCGGTGCGGTTGGCAACGATGTCGGTTTCGCCTTCGCCCAGGTTCAGATGACCCGGCTGCGCGAATTGTGGCAACGCAACAGTGAAGAGTGTTTCGGCCATCGGTTGATGATGGATTATCTTGTCCCCGGCGGGGTGGCCAGCGATCTCACTGCCGCACAGATTCGACTACAGCTCGCGGCCTGTGCAACCCTGCGTACCGAGGTTGTCGAGCTGATGCCGCTGTTGCTCGAATATCCCTCCCTGCAGGATCGTTTGCGCGATACCGGTTTGCTTTCCCCCGTAAAGGCCACCCTGCTCGGCATCCTCGGCTATGTCGGTCGCGCCAGCAATCATCAATATGACCTGCGCCGCGACGCGCCTTATCCGCCTTACGACGATCTGAAGGTCGAAGTTCCGGCCTATCTTGACGGGGATGTGGCCCGCCGGGTGCGGGTTCGCGGCGACGAAATTCTGGTCGCGCTGGGGCTGATCGAGGAACTGCTGGGCAAACTGCCGAGTGGCGATTTATCTGTTTTGTGTTCCGCTCCAGGACGCGAGGTACAGGGCCTGGGGCTGGTCGAAGGCTGGCGCGGTGAAACCGTTGCGTACGTGAGACTGGATGCAGCAGGAAAGGTGTTACGCTACTTCCCCCGTGATCCCAGTGCGATCAACTGGCTGGCGCTGGAAGAGATGATGGACGGGGTGATTGTGCCCGATTTCCCGGTCTGCAACAAATCGGTCAACGGTTCATACTCGGGGCATGATTTGTAG
- the speB gene encoding agmatinase — translation MVTFGGIEKELATFENASMLLQSIPYDGTSTWGKGADKGFEMFLEASENMELYDIETDSEVFKKGIHILPPVTEASSPEAVYRAVLAKTRELLRNDKYLTFFGGEHSVSIGIIEAFREKYKNLTVLQLDAHADLRSSYDGSPYNHACAVHWASKNTNLVQVGIRSMDICENEFMNREKCFMAQEMQANPDWMDRSLNLMTDEVYLTIDLDVFDPSVMPATGTPEPGGMMWYETLTYLRRVFAEKRVVGFDIVEYAPLPGLRAPGFLVAKLYYKLLSYQFSKASGH, via the coding sequence ATGGTTACATTCGGTGGAATAGAGAAGGAGCTGGCTACATTTGAAAATGCCAGCATGCTTCTACAATCGATCCCCTATGACGGCACGAGCACATGGGGGAAAGGAGCAGACAAGGGATTTGAGATGTTCCTGGAGGCTTCAGAGAACATGGAACTCTATGATATTGAAACCGATTCGGAGGTTTTCAAAAAGGGGATCCATATTTTACCACCTGTAACTGAGGCATCATCGCCCGAGGCTGTTTACAGGGCGGTACTGGCTAAGACCAGGGAGTTGCTGCGTAATGACAAGTACCTGACCTTTTTTGGAGGGGAACATTCAGTGAGTATCGGGATTATTGAAGCATTTCGTGAAAAATACAAAAACCTGACAGTTCTGCAGCTGGATGCGCATGCAGATCTGAGAAGCAGTTATGACGGTTCTCCCTATAACCATGCTTGTGCGGTACATTGGGCCAGTAAGAATACAAACCTAGTTCAGGTTGGTATCCGGAGCATGGACATATGCGAAAATGAGTTCATGAACCGGGAGAAGTGTTTTATGGCCCAAGAGATGCAGGCGAACCCTGACTGGATGGATCGTTCGCTGAATCTGATGACAGATGAGGTGTACCTTACCATTGATCTGGATGTATTTGATCCGTCGGTCATGCCGGCAACAGGAACACCCGAGCCCGGAGGAATGATGTGGTATGAAACACTGACTTATCTCAGGAGGGTTTTTGCTGAAAAAAGGGTCGTTGGGTTCGATATAGTGGAGTATGCACCTTTGCCGGGTTTACGCGCCCCCGGGTTCCTGGTGGCAAAGCTCTACTACAAATTATTGTCTTACCAATTCAGTAAGGCTTCTGGTCATTGA